In Haematobia irritans isolate KBUSLIRL chromosome 1, ASM5000362v1, whole genome shotgun sequence, a genomic segment contains:
- the LOC142230411 gene encoding uncharacterized protein LOC142230411 yields MPQYSFGARTKFRTKNIVPGPSYNVSALTRYGPAKPFAFTLAPRTFMKDSKNIGPGPANYDLSKSRYINSNSLPSYSLGRRTIIRTKIVCPGPNTYGICDNGMRTSLKTKSASPGPANYNPRNLKTYSPRAPEYSLAPRTFYHAKIYGPASNAYDRTNYKPGKNSPTYSFGVRHSNRAPL; encoded by the exons ATGCCACAATATTCATTTGGTGCACGCACGAAATTTCGTACCAAGAATATAGTTCCGGGACCAAGTTATAATGTTTCTGCCTTAACACGATATGGACCAGCTAAGCCATTTGCTTTTACGTTGGCACCAAGGACTTTTAtgaaag ATTCAAAAAATATTGGTCCCGGTCCAGCGAATTATGATCTGAGTAAATCACGCTATATAAATTCGAACAGTTTACCATCGTATTCGCTTGGGCGTCGAACTATAATACGAACCAAGATTGTGTGTCCGGGACCAAACACATATGGCATATGTGATAA TGGCATGCGTACCAGTCTTAAAACTAAAAGTGCTTCACCTGGTCCCGCAAATTACAATCCCcgaaatttgaaaacctattcacCAAGAGCTCCGGAATATTCACTAGCACCGCGTACCTTTTATCATGCGAAAATATATGGGCCTGCTTCAAATGCCTATGACCGAACAAACTATAAACCTGGAAAGAATTCCCCAACATATTCATTTGGAGTACGGCATTCAAATAGAGCGCCCCTATGA
- the LOC142221585 gene encoding uncharacterized protein LOC142221585 isoform X1, translated as MASTGPGPVYTLSPTIGYENHDQRKQRMAQYSFGARTKFRTKNIVPGPSYNVSALTRYGPAKPFAFTLAPRTFMKDSKNICPGPANYDLSKSRYINSNSSPSYSLGRRTIIRNKIVCPGPNTYGICDKFAKPSAPSFSIGMRTSLKTKSASPGPANYNPRNLKPYSPRAPEYSLAPRTFYHAKIYGPASNAYDRTNYKPGKNSPTYSFGVRHSNRAPPMIVACDNIRNGFYRSRSRLYIVTYYRL; from the exons ATGGCTTCTACAG GTCCAGGTCCCGTTTATACATTGTCACCTACTATAGGCTATGAGAATCACGATCAGAGGAAGCAGCGTATGGCACAATATTCATTTGGTGCACGCACGAAATTTCGTACCAAGAATATAGTTCCGGGACCAAGTTATAATGTTTCTGCCTTAACACGATATGGACCAGCTAAGCCATTTGCTTTTACGTTGGCACCAAGGACTTTTAtgaaag attcaaaaaatatttgtccCGGTCCAGCGAATTATGATCTGAGTAAATCACGCTATATAAATTCGAACAGTTCACCATCGTATTCGCTTGGGCGTCGAACTATAATACGAAACAAGATTGTGTGTCCGGGACCAAACACATATGGCATATGTGATAAGTTTGCAAAACCTTCGGCTCCATCATTCAGCAT TGGCATGCGTACCAGTCTTAAAACTAAAAGTGCTTCACCTGGTCCCGCAAATTACAATCCCCGAAATTTGAAACCCTATTCACCAAGAGCTCCGGAATATTCACTAGCACCGCGTACCTTTTATCATGCGAAAATATATGGGCCTGCTTCAAATGCCTATGACCGAACAAACTATAAACCTGGAAAGAATTCCCCAACATATTCATTTGGAGTACGGCATTCAAATAGAGCGCCCCCTATGATCGTGGCTTGTGATAACAT ACGCAATGGCTTCTACAG GTCCAGGTCCCGTTTATACATTGTCACCTACTATAGGCTATGA
- the LOC142221585 gene encoding uncharacterized protein LOC142221585 isoform X2 has protein sequence MASTGPGPVYTLSPTIGYENHDQRKQRMAQYSFGARTKFRTKNIVPGPSYNVSALTRYGPAKPFAFTLAPRTFMKDSKNICPGPANYDLSKSRYINSNSSPSYSLGRRTIIRNKIVCPGPNTYGICDKFAKPSAPSFSIGMRTSLKTKSASPGPANYNPRNLKPYSPRAPEYSLAPRTFYHAKIYGPASNAYDRTNYKPGKNSPTYSFGVRHSNRAPPMIVACDNMSRSRLYIVTYYRL, from the exons ATGGCTTCTACAG GTCCAGGTCCCGTTTATACATTGTCACCTACTATAGGCTATGAGAATCACGATCAGAGGAAGCAGCGTATGGCACAATATTCATTTGGTGCACGCACGAAATTTCGTACCAAGAATATAGTTCCGGGACCAAGTTATAATGTTTCTGCCTTAACACGATATGGACCAGCTAAGCCATTTGCTTTTACGTTGGCACCAAGGACTTTTAtgaaag attcaaaaaatatttgtccCGGTCCAGCGAATTATGATCTGAGTAAATCACGCTATATAAATTCGAACAGTTCACCATCGTATTCGCTTGGGCGTCGAACTATAATACGAAACAAGATTGTGTGTCCGGGACCAAACACATATGGCATATGTGATAAGTTTGCAAAACCTTCGGCTCCATCATTCAGCAT TGGCATGCGTACCAGTCTTAAAACTAAAAGTGCTTCACCTGGTCCCGCAAATTACAATCCCCGAAATTTGAAACCCTATTCACCAAGAGCTCCGGAATATTCACTAGCACCGCGTACCTTTTATCATGCGAAAATATATGGGCCTGCTTCAAATGCCTATGACCGAACAAACTATAAACCTGGAAAGAATTCCCCAACATATTCATTTGGAGTACGGCATTCAAATAGAGCGCCCCCTATGATCGTGGCTTGTGATAACAT GTCCAGGTCCCGTTTATACATTGTCACCTACTATAGGCTATGA
- the LOC142221585 gene encoding uncharacterized protein LOC142221585 isoform X4 gives MASTGPGPVYTLSPTIGYENHDQRKQRMAQYSFGARTKFRTKNIVPGPSYNVSALTRYGPAKPFAFTLAPRTFMKDSKNICPGPANYDLSKSRYINSNSSPSYSLGRRTIIRNKIVCPGPNTYGICDKFAKPSAPSFSIGMRTSLKTKSASPGPANYNPRNLKPYSPRAPEYSLAPRTFYHAKIYGPASNAYDRTNYKPGKNSPTYSFGVRHSNRAPPMIVACDNI, from the exons ATGGCTTCTACAG GTCCAGGTCCCGTTTATACATTGTCACCTACTATAGGCTATGAGAATCACGATCAGAGGAAGCAGCGTATGGCACAATATTCATTTGGTGCACGCACGAAATTTCGTACCAAGAATATAGTTCCGGGACCAAGTTATAATGTTTCTGCCTTAACACGATATGGACCAGCTAAGCCATTTGCTTTTACGTTGGCACCAAGGACTTTTAtgaaag attcaaaaaatatttgtccCGGTCCAGCGAATTATGATCTGAGTAAATCACGCTATATAAATTCGAACAGTTCACCATCGTATTCGCTTGGGCGTCGAACTATAATACGAAACAAGATTGTGTGTCCGGGACCAAACACATATGGCATATGTGATAAGTTTGCAAAACCTTCGGCTCCATCATTCAGCAT TGGCATGCGTACCAGTCTTAAAACTAAAAGTGCTTCACCTGGTCCCGCAAATTACAATCCCCGAAATTTGAAACCCTATTCACCAAGAGCTCCGGAATATTCACTAGCACCGCGTACCTTTTATCATGCGAAAATATATGGGCCTGCTTCAAATGCCTATGACCGAACAAACTATAAACCTGGAAAGAATTCCCCAACATATTCATTTGGAGTACGGCATTCAAATAGAGCGCCCCCTATGATCGTGGCTTGTGATAACAT ttaa
- the LOC142221585 gene encoding uncharacterized protein LOC142221585 isoform X3 yields the protein MASTGPGPVYTLSPTIGYENHDQRKQRMAQYSFGARTKFRTKNIVPGPSYNVSALTRYGPAKPFAFTLAPRTFMKDSKNICPGPANYDLSKSRYINSNSSPSYSLGRRTIIRNKIVCPGPNTYGICDKFAKPSAPSFSIGMRTSLKTKSASPGPANYNPRNLKPYSPRAPEYSLAPRTFYHAKIYGPASNAYDRTNYKPGKNSPTYSFGVRHSNRAPPMIVACDNISWHLFLEYK from the exons ATGGCTTCTACAG GTCCAGGTCCCGTTTATACATTGTCACCTACTATAGGCTATGAGAATCACGATCAGAGGAAGCAGCGTATGGCACAATATTCATTTGGTGCACGCACGAAATTTCGTACCAAGAATATAGTTCCGGGACCAAGTTATAATGTTTCTGCCTTAACACGATATGGACCAGCTAAGCCATTTGCTTTTACGTTGGCACCAAGGACTTTTAtgaaag attcaaaaaatatttgtccCGGTCCAGCGAATTATGATCTGAGTAAATCACGCTATATAAATTCGAACAGTTCACCATCGTATTCGCTTGGGCGTCGAACTATAATACGAAACAAGATTGTGTGTCCGGGACCAAACACATATGGCATATGTGATAAGTTTGCAAAACCTTCGGCTCCATCATTCAGCAT TGGCATGCGTACCAGTCTTAAAACTAAAAGTGCTTCACCTGGTCCCGCAAATTACAATCCCCGAAATTTGAAACCCTATTCACCAAGAGCTCCGGAATATTCACTAGCACCGCGTACCTTTTATCATGCGAAAATATATGGGCCTGCTTCAAATGCCTATGACCGAACAAACTATAAACCTGGAAAGAATTCCCCAACATATTCATTTGGAGTACGGCATTCAAATAGAGCGCCCCCTATGATCGTGGCTTGTGATAACAT atcttggcacctttttctggaatacaaataa
- the LOC142221585 gene encoding uncharacterized protein LOC142221585 isoform X5 — MASTGPGPVYTLSPTIGYENHDQRKQRMAQYSFGARTKFRTKNIVPGPSYNVSALTRYGPAKPFAFTLAPRTFMKDSKNICPGPANYDLSKSRYINSNSSPSYSLGRRTIIRNKIVCPGPNTYGICDKFAKPSAPSFSIGMRTSLKTKSASPGPANYNPRNLKPYSPRAPEYSLAPRTFYHAKIYGPASNAYDRTNYKPGKNSPTYSFGVRHSNRAPPMIVACDNM, encoded by the exons ATGGCTTCTACAG GTCCAGGTCCCGTTTATACATTGTCACCTACTATAGGCTATGAGAATCACGATCAGAGGAAGCAGCGTATGGCACAATATTCATTTGGTGCACGCACGAAATTTCGTACCAAGAATATAGTTCCGGGACCAAGTTATAATGTTTCTGCCTTAACACGATATGGACCAGCTAAGCCATTTGCTTTTACGTTGGCACCAAGGACTTTTAtgaaag attcaaaaaatatttgtccCGGTCCAGCGAATTATGATCTGAGTAAATCACGCTATATAAATTCGAACAGTTCACCATCGTATTCGCTTGGGCGTCGAACTATAATACGAAACAAGATTGTGTGTCCGGGACCAAACACATATGGCATATGTGATAAGTTTGCAAAACCTTCGGCTCCATCATTCAGCAT TGGCATGCGTACCAGTCTTAAAACTAAAAGTGCTTCACCTGGTCCCGCAAATTACAATCCCCGAAATTTGAAACCCTATTCACCAAGAGCTCCGGAATATTCACTAGCACCGCGTACCTTTTATCATGCGAAAATATATGGGCCTGCTTCAAATGCCTATGACCGAACAAACTATAAACCTGGAAAGAATTCCCCAACATATTCATTTGGAGTACGGCATTCAAATAGAGCGCCCCCTATGATCGTGGCTTGTGATAACATGTAA
- the LOC142221586 gene encoding ciliary microtubule associated protein 1A-like isoform X2: MASTGPGPVYTLPPTIGYENHDQRKQRMPQYSFGARTKFRTKNIVPGPSYNVSALTRYGPAKPFAFTLAPRTFMKDSKNIGPGPANYDLSKSRYINSNSSPSYSLGRRTIIRNKIVCPGPNTYGICDKFAKPSAPSFSIGMRTSLKTKSASPGPANYNPRNLKTYSPRAPEYSLAPRTFYHAKIYGPASNAYDRTNYKPGKNSPTYSFGVRHSNRAPPMIVACDNI; this comes from the exons ATGGCTTCTACAG GTCCAGGTCCCGTTTATACATTGCCACCTACTATAGGCTATGAGAATCACGATCAGAGGAAGCAGCGTATGCCACAATATTCATTTGGTGCACGCACGAAATTTCGTACCAAGAATATAGTTCCGGGACCAAGTTATAATGTTTCTGCCTTAACACGATATGGACCAGCTAAACCATTTGCTTTTACGTTGGCACCAAGGACTTTTAtgaaag ATTCAAAAAATATTGGTCCCGGTCCAGCGAATTATGATCTGAGTAAGTCACGCTATATAAATTCGAACAGTTCACCATCGTATTCGCTTGGGCGTCGAACTATAATACGAAACAAGATTGTGTGTCCGGGACCAAACACATATGGCATATGTGATAAGTTTGCAAAACCTTCGGCTCCATCATTCAGCAT TGGCATGCGTACCAGTCTTAAAACTAAAAGTGCTTCACCTGGTCCCGCAAATTACAATCCCcgaaatttgaaaacctattcacCACGAGCTCCGGAATATTCACTAGCACCGCGTACCTTTTATCATGCGAAAATATATGGGCCTGCTTCAAATGCCTATGACCGAACAAACTATAAACCTGGAAAGAATTCCCCAACATATTCATTTGGAGTACGGCATTCAAATAGAGCGCCCCCTATGATCGTGGCTTGTGATAACAT ttaa
- the LOC142221586 gene encoding ciliary microtubule associated protein 1A-like isoform X1 — MASTGPGPVYTLPPTIGYENHDQRKQRMPQYSFGARTKFRTKNIVPGPSYNVSALTRYGPAKPFAFTLAPRTFMKDSKNIGPGPANYDLSKSRYINSNSSPSYSLGRRTIIRNKIVCPGPNTYGICDKFAKPSAPSFSIGMRTSLKTKSASPGPANYNPRNLKTYSPRAPEYSLAPRTFYHAKIYGPASNAYDRTNYKPGKNSPTYSFGVRHSNRAPPMIVACDNM, encoded by the exons ATGGCTTCTACAG GTCCAGGTCCCGTTTATACATTGCCACCTACTATAGGCTATGAGAATCACGATCAGAGGAAGCAGCGTATGCCACAATATTCATTTGGTGCACGCACGAAATTTCGTACCAAGAATATAGTTCCGGGACCAAGTTATAATGTTTCTGCCTTAACACGATATGGACCAGCTAAACCATTTGCTTTTACGTTGGCACCAAGGACTTTTAtgaaag ATTCAAAAAATATTGGTCCCGGTCCAGCGAATTATGATCTGAGTAAGTCACGCTATATAAATTCGAACAGTTCACCATCGTATTCGCTTGGGCGTCGAACTATAATACGAAACAAGATTGTGTGTCCGGGACCAAACACATATGGCATATGTGATAAGTTTGCAAAACCTTCGGCTCCATCATTCAGCAT TGGCATGCGTACCAGTCTTAAAACTAAAAGTGCTTCACCTGGTCCCGCAAATTACAATCCCcgaaatttgaaaacctattcacCACGAGCTCCGGAATATTCACTAGCACCGCGTACCTTTTATCATGCGAAAATATATGGGCCTGCTTCAAATGCCTATGACCGAACAAACTATAAACCTGGAAAGAATTCCCCAACATATTCATTTGGAGTACGGCATTCAAATAGAGCGCCCCCTATGATCGTGGCTTGTGATAACATGTAA
- the LOC142230421 gene encoding uncharacterized protein LOC142230421 produces the protein MACPIPSCRITKLDEQMISCWICSTSYHSKCAQLAARTIDNLREDKGLRWCCEKCKHIDGEFFTFFKNCRARLDDISRDFDLISDRFKKYKNILDNSSNLDIVLQSPTENSRKRKKSKSNKNSSNNEIETISPTLVNTNNNIHDSETVVIPTNNAETAPLPIPPIIITPSHSKSLNTGTVVAPATVLTDTNSFFSPFNTPTNQSPAGSSPKPLRVLPPMKTIFAARFAPETTEDDIHFYIKSKLNANVDIKVSKLQFVERRNKSSFKIFVPEDIFDTVVNPEFWPYRAVVHEFVFRDRVARLPARPVEQSKN, from the coding sequence atggctTGCCCTATACCATCGTGTCGTATCACTAAATTGGATGAACAAATGATTTCGTGCTGGATTTGTTCAACAAGTTACCATTCAAAATGTGCGCAATTAGCAGCACGCACAATTGACAACTTACGTGAAGATAAGGGTTTGCGGTGGTGCTGTGAAAAGTGCAAACATATTGATGGCgagttttttaccttttttaaaaaCTGTAGAGCCAGACTCGATGATATTTCGAGGGATTTTGATTTGATCTCAGAtcgctttaaaaaatataagaatatTCTTGATAATTCTTCAAACTTGGACATAGTGTTACAATCACCAACTGAAAACTCCAGAAAAAGGAAGAAATCTAAATCTAACAAGAATTCATCTAACAATGAGATTGAAACAATTTCTCCGACACTAGTTAACACCAATAATAATATTCACGATTCAGAGACTGTTGTCATTCCTACTAACAACGCTGAAACTGCACCTTTACCTATTCCACCTATTATTATTACCCCGTCGCATTCGAAATCACTGAACACTGGAACAGTAGTGGCACCAGCTACTGTGTTAACTGATACTAATTCATTCTTTTCTCCTTTTAATACACCTACAAATCAATCGCCTGCTGGTTCATCTCCAAAACCTTTAAGGGTCTTACCCCCAATGAAAACCATTTTTGCTGCCCGTTTTGCTCCAGAAACAACTGAGGATGATattcatttctacataaaatcaaaactgaaTGCAAATGTAGACATTAAGGTATCTAAACTGCAATTTGTAGAGAGGAGGAACAAGTCgtcattcaaaattttcgtacctgaggacatttttgacacAGTGGTCAATCCGGAATTTTGGCCTTACAGAGCTGTGGTGcatgaatttgtttttagagacAGAGTTGCCCGTTTACCTGCACGTCCCGTTGAGCaatcaaaaaactga
- the LOC142230431 gene encoding uncharacterized protein LOC142230431, whose product MTTTPLTAFTRATDAVVRFETKFHSLRDDDLTAYRLECHGSEAKSLWEKVKSLFDECLDFMSTQSNATEAVAAAGSKYDVAYNCYLNVMESIQRKLEALRAPSKHSAKSPRLEDQTSLLNVSHRSDESRGSSISSRGDNSSSHSLNLPPCDIDVFDGDFLNWPTFRDFFTAVYINNSRLSDIEKLCHLLKKTSGEARDVVSKFPLTHRSFALAWKALKGTYDNTRLLVNHQLKLLFDLPVLESETSSGLKKLQRGISTCISTMSIYDVATDDWDPILVFLCLQRLPKCTVTLWEQSIKDKSALSSWSDLDFFLTERIQTLTCLRDICGIDARPPANKRIRSHFTNAKAPRSPTSTPRSSQSSPDRLCVLCRRQHHLRTCSRFHNLSVPERMNVIKRHQCCMNCLSRRHVTNDCPSAYDCGRCGRRHHTLLHSDMSNSPRTTPVVSAPATRNTEVTSPDADQPSTSTGIVSGTSSRQVFHTSRTGNVLLGTAMVNIVHQGITYPARALIDPASESSFITEGLGNRLGLSTSSTSATISGVNQSVSITSRELCSLCIGTPLDESLLLETTAYVLRNISGNLPSFSLDRDIVSSMPNLRLADLNLFVCRPVDLLLGADLYPKILLDGTRTNILGSLLAQNTVFGWVVTGPIPASNISVYTTTVDLSEGTSLDETRQWTRRMGFLFMYKSYGNACTLTTY is encoded by the coding sequence ATGACTACTACACCACTGACTGCTTTCACGAGAGCAACTGACGCAGTAGTCCGATTTGAAACGAAGTTTCACAGTTTGCGAGACGATGATTTAACCGCCTATAGACTAGAATGTCATGGTTCCGAGGCTAAGTCGTTGTGGGAAAAAGTTAAGAGCTTATTCGACGAATGTCTTGACTTTATGTCCACACAGAGCAACGCAACCGAGGCAGTCGCCGCTGCTGGCAGCAAATATGACGTGGCTTATAATTGTTATCTGAATGTCATGGAGTCAATTCAACGTAAATTGGAGGCACTACGTGCACCATCTAAGCATTCTGCTAAATCGCCTCGGTTGGAGGACCAAACCTCACTTTTGAATGTTTCCCATAGGTCCGATGAGTCACGCGGCTCTTCTATCAGCTCTAGGGGAGACAATAGTTCCTCCCACAGTCTCAATCTGCCGCCTTGTGATATAGATGTTTTTGACGGCGATTTTCTCAATTGGCCGACATTTAGAGATTTCTTCACAGCGGTATATATTAACAATAGCCGACTGAGCGAtattgaaaaattgtgtcatttACTCAAGAAAACCAGTGGTGAAGCTCGCGATGTGGTTTCGAAATTTCCGCTCACGCATAGAAGCTTCGCTCTTGCGTGGAAGGCGCTAAAGGGTACTTATGATAATACCCGCCTCTTGGTGAACCACcaactcaaattattatttgattTGCCAGTCTTGGAGTCTGAGACCAGTTCAGGACTGAAGAAACTACAACGTGGTATCTCGACATGCATTTCGACAATGTCCATCTACGATGTGGCCACTGACGATTGGGATCCCATCCTCGTCTTTTTATGCCTTCAGAGGTTGCCGAAATGTACTGTTACACTTTGGGAACAGAGTATTAAGGACAAGTCTGCTTTGTCTTCTTGGTCAGATTTGGACTTCTTTCTCACGGAAAGAATCCAGACATTGACATGTCTTCGCGATATCTGCGGCATTGACGCCAGGCCTCCGGCCAACAAAAGAATTCGCTCGCATTTCACGAATGCGAAAGCACCTCGTTCCCCAACAAGTACGCCTCGTTCCTCCCAGTCCTCTCCTGACAGATTATGCGTTCTCTGTCGACGACAGCATCACCTCAGAACATGCTCTAGGTTTCATAATCTTTCAGTTCCTGAGAGGATGAATGTGATTAAGCGCCATCAGTGTTGTATGAATTGTCTGTCACGCAGACATGTGACAAATGATTGTCCCAGCGCATATGATTGCGGTAGATGTGGTAGAAGACACCACACTCTTTTGCATAGTGATATGTCGAATAGCCCTAGGACTACTCCGGTCGTTTCCGCACCGGCTACGCGAAATACCGAAGTGACATCACCGGATGCCGATCAACCTTCTACGTCGACTGGCATTGTGTCAGGGACGTCGAGTAGACAGGTATTCCATACTTCGCGTACTGGAAATGTATTATTAGGAACTGCAATGGTGAATATCGTTCACCAGGGTATCACGTATCCTGCTAGGGCCTTAATAGATCCCGCTTCGGAATCATCCTTTATTACGGAAGGATTGGGGAACCGACTTGGACTGAGTACGTCTTCGACTTCGGCTACAATTTCTGGTGTGAATCAAAGTGTTTCGATCACGTCGAGAGAACTTTGTTCACTTTGCATTGGTACCCCACTAGATGAGTCGCTCCTACTGGAGACTACAGCGTATGTTCTTCGGAACATTTCCGGCAACCTGCCATCTTTTTCTCTAGATCGTGACATTGTGTCTAGTATGCCAAATCTACGTTTGGCTGAcctcaatttatttgtttgtcgtcCTGTTGACCTTCTGTTGGGCGCGGATCTTTAtccgaaaattttgttggacggTACGAGAACGAATATTTTGGGATCATTACTAGCGCAAAACACAGTCTTCGGCTGGGTTGTCACGGGTCCTATCCCTGCTTCGAATATTTCAGTCTACACGACTACTGTGGACCTCTCCGAGGGAACTAGTCTTGACGAGACACGTCAATGGACACGGAGAATGGGTTTCCTCTTTATGTACAAGTCCTACGGAAATGCATGTACGTTGACGACGTATTGA
- the LOC142221587 gene encoding ciliary microtubule associated protein 1A-like, translated as MASTGPGPVYTLSPTIGYENHDQRKQRMPQYSFGARTKFRTKNIVPGPSYNVSALTRYGPAKPFAFTLAPRTFMKDSKNIGPGPANYDLSKSRYINSNSSPSYSLGRRTIIRNKIVCPGPNTYGICDRIAKPSAPSFSIGMRTSLKTKSASPGPANYNPRNLKTYSPRAPEYSLAPRTFYHAKIYGPASNAYDRTNYKPGKNSPTYSFGVRHSNRAPPMLLCCNSLL; from the exons ATGGCTTCTACAG GTCCAGGTCCCGTTTATACATTGTCACCTACTATAGGCTATGAGAATCACGATCAGAGGAAGCAGCGTATGCCACAATATTCATTTGGTGCACGCACGAAATTTCGTACCAAGAATATAGTTCCGGGACCAAGTTATAATGTTTCTGCCTTAACACGATATGGACCAGCTAAGCCATTTGCTTTTACGTTGGCACCAAGGACTTTTAtgaaag ATTCAAAAAATATTGGTCCCGGTCCAGCGAATTATGATCTGAGTAAGTCACGCTATATAAATTCGAACAGTTCACCATCGTATTCGCTTGGGCGTCGAACTATAATACGAAACAAGATTGTGTGTCCGGGACCAAATACATATGGCATATGTGATAGGATTGCAAAACCTTCGGCTCCATCATTCAGCAT TGGCATGCGTACCAGTCTTAAAACTAAAAGTGCTTCACCTGGCCCCGCAAATTACAATCCCcgaaatttgaaaacctattcacCAAGAGCTCCGGAATATTCACTAGCACCGCGTACCTTTTATCATGCGAAAATATATGGGCCTGCTTCAAATGCCTATGACCGAACAAACTATAAACCTGGAAAGAATTCCCCAACATATTCATTTGGAGTACGGCATTCAAATAGAGCGCCCCCTATGTTGttgtgttgtaacagtttattgtga